Proteins from a genomic interval of Diospyros lotus cultivar Yz01 chromosome 6, ASM1463336v1, whole genome shotgun sequence:
- the LOC127804380 gene encoding uncharacterized protein LOC127804380, whose amino-acid sequence MVLGMINEIQQYLDARYIGPPEAAWRIFGHPLHAKMPTVIRLALHLPGIHRVVFNPEESLETIQSRVGQQMSTLTGFFAYCASSEDECPFTYQEFPQHYSEAQQTDSQISIDCLNNGQRNAYNIITSSVFQNKGVVFFLNGGAGTGKTFLYNTITLKCRNLGHIVITVASSGIASLLLVRGRTAHSTFSIPLDVLGNSNCGLSKQSLQAELFRETKLIIWDEVPMQHRHCVEAVDRTLRDICDSDKPFGGITVVLGGDFRQILPVIPKGIREQIVNASLRHSVLWKHIHILTLDLNMRLNHEDRENANFANFFMEITLL is encoded by the exons ATGGTGTTAGGAATGATAAATGAGATTCAACAATATCTCGATGCAAGGTATATTGGACCTCCAGAAGCTGCTTGGCGAATATTTGGTCATCCTTTGCATGCAAAGATGCCAACAGTTATACGATTGGCACTTCATTTACCTGGAATACATCGCGTTGTTTTTAACCCAGAAGAGTCATTAGAAACGATTCAATCTAGAGTTGGTCAACAAATGTCAACTCTTACTGGCTTCTTTGCATATTGTGCTAGCAGTGAAGATGAATGTCCATTCACTTATCAAGAATTTCCACAACATTAT AGTGAGGCACAACAGACAGATTCACAAATTTCTATTGATTGTCTCAACAATGGACAGCGGAATGCTTATAACATAATCActtcttcagtttttcaaaataaaggagttgttttctttctgaatGGGGGTGCTGGAACAGGGAAAACATTTTTGTACAATACGATAACATTAAAATGTCGCAACCTTGGGCATATTGTTATTACTGTGGCTTCATCTggaattgcatcattgttactgGTCAGAGGTCGCACTGCACATTCAACATTTTCTATCCCATTAGATGTGTTGGGAAATTCAAATTGTGGGCTTAGTAAACAATCATTACAAGCTGAGTtatttagagaaacaaaactcataatttgggATGAAGTTCCGATGCAACATAGACATTGTGTTGAGGCGGTTGATCGTACATTGAGGGATATTTGTGATAGTGACAAGCCATTTGGGGGTATTACTGTTGTTCTTGGCGGAGACTTTCGACAAATCTTACCAGTTATACCCAAAGGAATTCGTGAGCAAATTGTGAATGCATCATTAAGACACTCTGTTCTATGGAAGCATATACATATCTTAACTTTGGATTTGAATATGCGCTTGAATCATGAAGACCgtgaaaatgctaattttgcaaatttttttatgGAGATAACACTACTATAA